Proteins found in one Triticum aestivum cultivar Chinese Spring chromosome 4D, IWGSC CS RefSeq v2.1, whole genome shotgun sequence genomic segment:
- the LOC123100261 gene encoding basic blue protein, protein MARPSMGTVALVLLLAWCCAVTTVRATEWIVGGDKGWTFGIAGWENDKPIQPGDKLVFKYEPGAHNVVKVEVDGYMECKAPDGATFHSSGNDTFEMPGGKAYFICTFPGHCEKGMRIGIPPR, encoded by the exons ATGGCACGACCAAGCATGGGCACCGTCGCTCTCGTGCTGCTTCTCGCCTGGTGCTGCGCGGTGACCACGGTGCGAGCGACGGAGTGGATCGTCGGTGGCGACAAGGGGTGGACCTTCGGCATCGCCGGCTGGGAGAACGACAAGCCGATCCAGCCCGGCGACAAGCTCG TGTTCAAGTACGAACCTGGAGCGCACAACGTGGTGAAGGTGGAGGTGGACGGGTACATGGAGTGCAAGGCCCCCGACGGCGCCACGTTTCACTCCTCCGGCAACGACACCTTCGAGATGCCCGGCGGCAAGGCCTACTTCATCTGCACCTTCCCCGGCCACTGCGAGAAGGGCATGAGGATCGGCATCCCGCCTAGATAG